The DNA segment cattaaaatataaaaatttcaaaatcctGACAGTTTATTAAATGACATCTGGTTTTATTGATTACTtggtccaaaaaaaaacattgatgaTTGTGTTGGGTTAGCTAACAGATACAAAATATAAGGGGTAATAAAGATTAACATAAAAATAGGGTCCGTGAAGAAGACTTCCATTAGTAGTTGACACTTGACAggcaaaaaaataatgttttcgGTTAAAAGTGGGTTGGATAGGTTCCGAACCGAATGTCGGGGGTGGGTGACGTGTTCCGGTCGGACCGGTAATGGTGTTGTTGAAATGTAACGAATCTTATCAGCTTCCAAATTACGCGTTCCGCAGCAACCAACGGTTGACGATTTGCTCAGGAACAAGGACTGTTTtgtcttttcatttttaaaatggGATTGTGTTTTCTATATGCGACCTCACGGTAGCTTCAGTGATCGCAGCTTTTATGTATTCTATTTgatcttattcttttttttttgggcaactgAGATTTCATTAAATAAAGGGTTCAAGAGTTACACAGAGCTTGGGCCAGAAAGCAAGCAAGCCTTAGCGTTTAAGTCCGCAAGCCCATTTGACTCTCGTTTAATGAAAGAAAAGTGACAAACAGTAAAAGACGATGAAGAGATCACGGCGATGTCCGAAAGTACTCCATAGAGCTCGGTCGGAAACCGTCCAGATGATATAGCTCCGATGAGCACTTGTGAATCTGATCTTAGCCAGATGAATTTGTAGTCGAGCTCCGCCGCGTGAAGAAGAGCACTCCTGATTGCCAAGGCTTCCGCCATGCATGCCGAAGAGACGTGTTTTTGGAACAGAGAACCTTGATTCAGTTCTCGCCCTTCGTTATCAGCGAAGATCCAAGCTAATCCCGCGTTTCCCGAGTCCGATCTCCATGCGGCATCTGTATTACAGCAGAGTGTGAGAGGATGGAGCGACGGTGGGGGAGAGAGATGAGCGATGGATGATGGGATCGCAGTAGGTGTTTCGATTTGCCCCTGTGCTTGTTCCCACTCCCTGATGGCTTTAAGGGACTTGAGGAAGATCTCACTTGGTGATGATGATCTGTtctcaaaaatatattgattcCTCGATGTCCATAGGAACCAACAAATCCACGGTAGACAGTTGCTTGTGTGACCATATGGGGGAAGTGAAGTCCAGCCTTTGGAGAGGATGAGGGCCTCCTTTAGAGAAGTTATCTCAATGGCGTCGAAACGCTGCGCCCATGGGCCTATGCTCCATACAGCTTGCGCAAAGGAACAATGAAATAGGAGGTGGATCGTCGTCTCTGGTTCACCGCAGCGACAGCAGCTTGGGGGCACTTGAATACCTCGCCTTAGTAGATTTTCAGCCGTTGGTAATGCATTCTGACACGCTTTCCATAGAAACATTTTGATCTTTGGTAGTAGCTTGGGGGACCAAATGCATTTGTGCCAATTCCAGTCATCAGTCTCTCTGTCATTTCCATTATTCAAGAGTAATGCAGTCGATTGAACTTTTGATGCTTGCAGGGAGAGGTAACCTGATTTTGCAGTGTAATCACCAGACTTATGGAAGTTCCATTTGTAAG comes from the Brassica rapa cultivar Chiifu-401-42 chromosome A01, CAAS_Brap_v3.01, whole genome shotgun sequence genome and includes:
- the LOC117132488 gene encoding uncharacterized protein LOC117132488, whose amino-acid sequence is MFLWKACQNALPTAENLLRRGIQVPPSCCRCGEPETTIHLLFHCSFAQAVWSIGPWAQRFDAIEITSLKEALILSKGWTSLPPYGHTSNCLPWICWFLWTSRNQYIFENRSSSPSEIFLKSLKAIREWEQAQGQIETPTAIPSSIAHLSPPPSLHPLTLCCNTDAAWRSDSGNAGLAWIFADNEGRELNQGSLFQKHVSSACMAEALAIRSALLHAAELDYKFIWLRSDSQVLIGAISSGRFPTELYGVLSDIAVISSSSFTVCHFSFIKRESNGLADLNAKACLLSGPSSV